The DNA window GTCtaaaagggaagagacagaagggTGGAGTTTTCAAGCGTTAGATGGTATCTACATAAGTTAGACTGGGTAATTATGCAGTAGCAAATTTAATTTAGTCTGAATCTTGGGAGTCTGGGCCTCACGGTTGAATTCATGGGTCACTACTCAAAGTGCCAGTCAATGTGATGCCCCCACTACAGAAACAGCAGTGGTTTGAAGTGGGTTACTGCCCCTTTGTTCTTCTTTCATTCTGCTTGAGCTACAGGTCTCTTCATTTTCTAAAACCATCCTTTTGGTTTCATCCTCCACATTTTGAGGACTTTGGGCTTATGTAAATTGAGTCTTTTTGTTTGTCAGATCATTGAATCTTAACGCCGTGGCTGTCTTTGGGTATTGTTGAGGAGGAGCAGACAGGAGCTGGCGCCTACCAGATGTTAAAACCCAGTATCTAGCTAATTGATCGGCCCTTGTTAACGTGTGTCCTCCCTAGGCTCGGGAAAATCAGAGACATTGTAAGCGGGGgccctttttttattttctttctttccccTTATTCTCAGTGTAAAATCCAAAGCAACAGGGAGTACTTTTCTTACTGGGAGAAAGGAAAGCACAAGTTACTGGACAGAACTGGGTGTCTATAATAAAAAGGGATTCCTTAATCTCTGCCATTTATGTACAGCATgttttgtatataaatatatatatttaaaaatatatatataaatctattttattattattggatTTCTGGTTCTTTTTCATGGAAGACACTATGTTGAGTCTTAGGGGAGGTTCTCTTGTGTTTTCCCCTCAGAAGAGAGATCCGTCTCCCGAGTGGAAGGGCGCTCTTCACATTCAATCATGCAGTTTGGGAAGAATCGATTAATACTTCTTTTGCACAAATGTTGTATAATAGTACACCATCCCATGTAAAACATCCCATGTTTTTTATTGTAATTATTTTagttattttggggggggggggggggttatttaaACTGTATTCCGATATATTCAAAGTTCTGTACAGTTttctgtgacccccccccccccccctcctctattTAAATTAAAGCTTTTTGTGTCATCCTTTGCTAATTAAATGCAATGAGTGCTTTCATTTTACCTTACCCCTGTCGTATTTTCTCTATCAGCCTTTGTCAGGCAATGTTATCATCATTTGAATATTGATTCAGAACAGCAGAACACCTGTCTTGAACAGAAACCAGAGCATATTCCAGTCAAACATTTTATTAGCAAAAAAATTCTATGGGAGAAATATTTCAATAGTGGGAACCAATGTCTATCTGCAGGGCACGGTTAGGTAACTCTCTTCATTCTCCAATGGAATGCACACTCATTCTTAACACATTTTATGAAACAAATGTTCAATTGAATGAGTTGTAGAGTGAGTTgaatcttctttttttttgtagAAGGCAGCGGGTGTTTTGTCTTCCTTGGATGGAGGGATCAAACAAAGGAGCGTTTGATCAGAGAAGGAGTGTACCTTATCTCGTTATAACACTCCTCTTCCTTACCCTCCGTCCACTTCCTCTTCTGGCCAGAGCGATGAAGCCACAGTACCAGCACCAGCAGGGCCAGCAGCACCAGGGCCATGGACAGGGTCAACAACACCCCCTGGAGGATCCCTGGGGAGCTGGCTGGAGCTGCCGAGAGAGAGCGCGGTACTCAGATTCTAAACCCAGCACTTCCAACACAGTTGGAACCCTTGTGTATGATATGATTGACAAGTATTGGGGGTGAGGTAGAGTGAGGGAAAACTGAAGACCAGGGAGGGACTCACGGCTGTAGATAGACAGGTTGACGTAACAGTTCTGGGTCCCCAGGAGGTTGGTGACGGAGCAGCGGTACAGCCCAGAGTTCTGGGACGAGATGTTGACTATCTGGACAGAGCCTGATAGGTCCCCTGACATGGGGAACAACAGACGTTACAGGACAAACATTAGTTTGCATTTACAACAATACTGTTTTTAGTCCTGAAATAAAATGAAACCCATCACAATGGTGCGAATGACACACTTTTTCTGATTGCTGTGCTGTAGCTGAAGTGATCGTTAGATTAATCTCGTCCACCAGCCGGCTCTCTATGCGGCAGCAATTGAGCCTGGGAACGAGGTTACCATTAGACAAGCTCCACTGCACCTGCAGCATGTTGTTAATGTCTCTCGGGTTCTAGTCATGGGTTAGTTAGAGAATGGCTGCTCTTACCGTCCATGTTGATGGGTAGTGAGATTTCCTCTGGTTCCAATTTATCCCACCGCATCTCGGGAGTGGGCACCCCCTCAGCCACCATGCAGGACAGGGCAACGCTCCCCCCTGTATCTGTGACCCCATCCCACAGACACAGGGGCAGCGAGGGTGGTGCTGAAAGAACAAAACACATATCGGGTACAGATTGTCAAAGTAACTCAGAACTCGACGTACAGCATGCTAACTCTGTTAAATCACACACCGAATGAGATGCGGTTATCGTTGAGAATTGCGTTCAGGGAGTAATACGACATGGTTATAGTGATTTAGTATGTGAACCACCTACCCAGGACGTTAAGGGCCAGTTCCCCTATACCAGGGTCTCCAGTCTCTGGGGGGTTGCTCACCATGCAGCGGTAGGTGCCAGCATCTGAGATgcgtgtgttgttgaggatgatGTCAGCACTCCAGGGGATGCCTAGGAAACCCACCCTGCCTGTCAGGGAGGGGTTCTCGATCACCTGGCCATGATCAAACACTATCACCTGAGGGACAGTGGGGGACACAAATCGGCATTCTGAGACCTTTCTGACGTGCCAAGCAGAATGTTTCAACACCATCACCGTATCTACTAATGGGGATACAAACTAGACCTGTGTGGGGGAGTCTGGGTCAGAGAAGGGTGCCAGGGTCCAGATGATGTTGAGTCTGGACAGGGGACTCATGGTGAAGAAGGAGCAGGGCAGGGTCACCGAGTCCCCCTGAACCACCTCCAGATTGGAGTGTCTCATGGTTACCCTCACTGCACCTGCACAGGGGATGGAGCATAGGGCAACACCTATCAAATGGGCAAGGCAGGCACATTCCACTATTCAAATTCCTCTCACGTATACGAGGTGTCCTATGGTGAATACATtcgccctgtccgggggtgtcctcggatggggccacagtgtctcctgacccctcctgtctcagcctccagtatttatgctgcagtagtttatgtgtcgggggggctagggtcagtttgttatatctggagtacttctcctgtcctattcggtgtcctgtgtgaatctaagtgtgcgttctctaattctctctttctttctctctctcggaggaccatgccccaggactacctgacatgatgactccttgctgtccccagtccacctggccgtgctgctgctccagtttcaactgacctgagccctaggaccatgccccaggactacctgacatgatgactccttgctgtccccagtccacctgaccgtgctgctgctccagtttaaactgttctgccttattattattattcgaccatgctggtcatttatgaacatttgaacatcttggccatgttctgttataatctccacccggcacagccagaagaggactggccaccccacatagcctggttcctctctaggtttcttcctaggttttggcctttctagggagtttttcctagccaccatgcttctacacctgcattgcttgctgtttggggttttaggctgggtttctgtacagcactttgagatatcagctgatgtacgaagggctatataaataaatttgattttgattaatACAGCAGCGTGAACGGCACACAGTACTTATTGGGGTTTTGGTGGTGTAGCAATGAACTAAAAAACGAATGACACAACAAAAACCATTATTTGTGTTTCTATCAAAAATGCTTTAAATGGTTTGACCCATGCATGCTCCTGACCCTGGCCTgggcctccctccctccgccgCTCTCATTACTGTAAAAATGTGTCCTTCCCCACTACTGAGGCATCCCCCGGGccctttgtatgtgtgtgggaaaCTAGCATGGACATTGGGAACTAATTACAGCTGACAGCTCAGGCCAAGCAGCCAAACACGGCTCATCACTGAGAGGCAGAGATAGAACAATAGAGCCATATTCTCTATGCAGTAAAAACCCctattgatatttttttttatacatttagatttgtctAACTCAGCCATATCAAATACCTCCCATCTTCAGAAGCAGACTATATCttctatttcagttttttttttttttataaccagGAGTTCGTTCTTGTCAATTAGATACCGTACATTttctcaacaaaaaaaaacaattaccATAATGTAATCATATAATAAGACATTTAAAATCCATAGTTTCAAATGATAATGGATCATCTCTGTAGCAAAATAATATGCTGCTGAGATGACATCATACACTGCAATCTTTTTGGCAGGCAGGCTACTGGTAAACAAAAAAATCTCCCTATAATGAGGTATATTATCTAGATTTTGCTCAACTCACCATAATCCAGAAGGGTAGACAGCAGACACACAGCCTGGAGCAGCCACCCTCCAACGCAGCCCATATCTAAGAAGAAATGTTGCCTACTCTCTGTCCATCACATAACAGCAGTATCAGTAGCAGTAGCCCACCCTTCTGCTCGTTACAAATGTGGAGGCATTGACTGGGCAAACATAATTAATCTATTGAgcgaacccccccaccccccctcgctcacgctctttctctctctcacacacacacacacacaaataaaaatgTGTCTAAAAACAGATTTACAACCACAATTCCTTAGGCTACCATTTTAAGTCGAGAGAAATAGcacatatgccatttagcagatactTTTATCAAAAGCAACTTCGTCATgggcatacattttacatttgggtGGCCCTGGGAATTGAAGCCACAAGCCTAGCAATGCTAACATCATGCTCTTCCAACCGAGTCGCACAGAACCGCAATGACGTAGACGACCAAATACATGtattgtcttcagaaagtattcacacccgttgactttttccacattttgttgtgttacagcctgaatttaaaatggatcaaattgCGATTTATTTTGTCGCTGGACTACAGTGGACTACACCAATGTCAAAGAGGAATTatatgtcttctttttttttacaaattaattaaaaatgaaaatgttTTGACTCAGTAAAATGTTACTTAAAAAGTCATTGACATAAaaacaataatagtgtttaaaaaatgtatgactacctcatctctgtactcgaCACATACAATTAATTATCTGTGAGGTTCTTCAGTCGAGCAGTAACtctcaaacacagattcaaccacaaagaccagggaggttctccAATGCTTCGGAAAGAAGGGCACCTACATTTCTGGTAGATTGGTAAAAAtacaaaaagcagacattgaatatccctttgagcatggtgaagttattaattacactttggatggtgtatcaatacacccagtcactacgaagatacaggcatccttcctaactcagttgccggagaggaaggaaactgctcagggatttcaccataaggacaatggtgactttaaaacagttacagagtttaatggctgtgataggtgaAAACAAaggctggatcaacaacattgtagttactccacaatactaacctaattgacagagtgaaaagaaggaagcctgtacataatgcaaatattccaaaacatctaTTCATTTTTATTTCATGAGGGAAGCCCAATTGAGGCCAGTGTCTCATTTTCAATGGTGCCCTGAGGacataaaataaatcaaatgaaaatACAAGATACAAGAAGTACATTACATTAGAACATCACAGGCATCATTAACAAAATGATTAAAATCAATTTAAAACAATTGCACAACTTGGTGAACTCATTTATCATCAGGGTTTTCAACTGCCCTAGAAGCACCATGTTATCCAAACGTAATGAATTTTGTAAGTGATTCCAAAAATGTTGAGCGTTAAAACTAAATGCGGATTTACCTAGTTCGGTGGAGACCTGATGAATCTCAAGggttaaccaaccctgtgaatGGGTCTGGTATCTCAtgtttttatacttttttttaacagtatttttattggaatttcacaattttcacccatattaagagatacaacagagacaaagcacacagaaaaaaagaagaaaaacagCACCCACTTACACATATCTacgcgtatatatatatatatatatatatatatatatatatatatatatatatatatatatatatatatatatatatatatatatatatatatatatatatacacacatatatacacacacatatatacacatacacacatatacatacatacacacacccatacatataCTCATGCGTATACACACATATacgcgtacgcacacacacacacccatacatacgtacaccattttcctcttcccgctcggtgcttctcttaccccatcaccatcattgcgtctctcaatacatacattttaaacaaacttacaaacagaaattaaacaaaaaagctcagtttaaaccaagaggttaggttccacacatggaacgtacagtgtagttctgaaatacatacaTCCCCGTCATTCTACGAAAATCCTTGCAGCATAATAGCTGATACCTCAGGTTCTAGGTAATTTAGATAAGGTtcccatactttgtagaactggtctgttttagaatgcaatgtacatgtcagatattccagaggcacccattcaaatagtatcttatgccaatctttaatagaaggaaccttatcactaatccactgtaaaaggatgtttttcctcgctgcgaaggtaaggatgttgtaaagcctccttttacccacagaagtaacctgcctactagggagacctaacagtaaagaaactgggtccaattatagatcaacccctaggatcttttcaatttcttgcagaacaccagaccagtatctttgtattttggtacatgaccataaacaatgtgttagggtgcctgtatcagttttgcatttaatacactgaggggaagaggaagtggggctaaaagcatgtctgcgatttggggatatatgcaatctgtgtattattcttaattggattgctctagtacgattacatatagatattgtttttgcatatctccaaatgtcctcccacatctcttcgtcaatagtaacagacaattctttctcccacacttgtttcacccTCTTTGTGTTGACAGCAGAAAGGGACCTTAAAGTATCATTAAACAGACTTACAGACATTTTCCTTTGTGGGAAAAAAAGCATTCTTTCaatgacagacacatcagggttaCCAATTAAGGTGGTGCTCTTCAGGATATAATGTCTTACTTGTAGGAAGCGGAAAAAGTCCTGCTTTGGGAGTCGATATTTCTCGACCATCTGCTCAAATGACAACAAAATCGTATCAACAAATAAGTCATTTAGCCAGCTTTGCCCTTATTAAGCCAAAAGTTAAAGCCAGCATCCAGCAATCCTGGACTGAAATCTGGATTGCTAAGAACTGGGGTAAGAGCAGAGGTTAGCTTGGACCCTCCCAGGAAGCGTTGAACTGACCTCCATACTCCGAGTGCGTCAAGTGTAACGGGATTATTGCAGTGATCTTCTACAGACTTGAAACCTCCGAAAAACAAAAGATCCTGCAAGGGGTATTTTGAAAGAGAAGTCTCAATGTCTAACCAAATAGAGGAGTCATCATTTGTGATCCAGTCAGAAATATAACAAAGGTGGGCACACCATTGATAGAACCCGATATTGGGCAGGTCCAAGCCGCCCATAGAACTTGGCAGCTGCAATATTGCCATCCCAAGTCTTGGTTTGCGTTTACTCCATATAAAGGAACTTAGCCATCCATTTACATCCTTTATTACCTTATTGGAGAGTAATACTGGGATCATTTGGATTGGGCAAAGCAGTCCAGGCAAAATGCCCAGTCTCAAGAGGGATATTCTACCCAACCAAGAAATCGGGAGAGAGTTCCAGCGCTCCAGATCCTGTCCTATTGTATCAAACAAGGGAACAAAACTGGCCTTGTACATTTGCTGGAATTTAGGAGTTACAAATATACCCAGATACATGAAACCTGAGGGAGACCATTtaaaagggaaggggggagaagtATTAGGTACAGAGTGCAGGCTACCAAGTGGCATAGCCTCTGACTTAGTTAGGTTAATCTTGTAGCCTGAGAATTCGCtgaataattcaataatattaataagagCTGTAATTGAAGTCTCGGGACTAGAGATGAATATCAGGACATCATCAGCATACAAGCTTATTTTATGGTGAACATCACCAATAAGCAGCCCCTGTATAGCAGGCGTTACCCTGATGGCCTCGGCCAGTGGTTCCATAACGAGtgcaaagaggaggggggataaagGACAGCCCTGTCTGGTACCTCTGTGTATAGAGAAGCTATTTGACCTTAGCCCATTAGTAAGGACAGCAGCCTGAGGATCATCATATAAAACTTTCACCCATTTTATAAAGTTGTCACCCAGACCAAATTTATTTAGAGCAAATAATAGGTAAGACCACTCCACACGATCAAATGCTTTCTCAGCATCTAGGGAGAGCACAAGACCATCCACAGCACTTTGTTGGTAAGCTTGAATTACATTAAGAAGCCGCCTGACATTGTTGCATGACTTACGGCCCTTTAATGAAGCCAGTTTGGTCTCCTTTCACAATTAGTGGCAGTGAGTCCTCTAATCTTGTGGCTAGAATTTTAGAAAGCAATTTTCTATCCACATTCAGAAGGGAAATTGGTCTGTACGAGGAACAAGACTCTGGACATTTTCCCTTTTTGAGAATAAGTGAAATGTTGGCTTCTCTCAGCGTTTGAGGGAGTTGGTCATTTGAAAATTAGTGATTAAACATATCACGCAATGGCTCAAGGATCAGGCCATGGAACTCTTTATAGAACTCACTACAAAACCCGTCTGGTCCTGGGGCCTTACCATTTTGCAGATTCTTAATTGCGAACATTATCTCTTCCTTGGTAATAGGGGCATTAAGGAGGGACCACTGCTCTTCGGAGATAGTAGGGAGCTCAATCTTACAAAAGAAGTTCTCCATTAATTTGGGTGCATCATTTGGCAGTTCTGAGGCATAAAGATTTGTATAAAATTTCTTAAATGAGTCACttatcaatttatttatttattatatgaTTACCATCAGAGTCAGTAACAGTAGCAATTGACTGAGAGTCAGCTCTCTTTTTAGCTAGGTATGCCAAGTACTTTCCTGGCTTATCGCCATGTTCATATAGCTTTTGCCTGACAAATCTCATTTtcttttcagcgtcctgtgttaggagagagtctaACGTTGATCTAATGACTGATATTTCCTTTAATAGGGCAGGAGTGGGCATTTTAATGTAGTCCTTCTCTTTAGTTCCTAATTCACCCTCTAACATTTTTTGCTTTTCACGCTTTTTCCGTCTCTTAGTAGCTGTGTATGACATAATCAGACCCCTGGCATACGCTTTACAGGTCTCCCAAAGGAGCGAGGGGTTATCTGTTGATTGAGAGTTAATAGAGAAAAATGCTTTAAACTCTGTAATGAAATATGATGTGAATGTATGGTCTTTAAGAATGGTTGTGTTCAACCTCCAATGTCTTGACCGATTGAATGCCCCGTTGAGTTTTATGTCCAGAATCACCTCAGCATGATCAGATATGACTATGCTTCCTATCCTAGCGGATAGAACAGACTGCAGAGACTTCATGGGCACAAAAAAATAATCTATTCTAGTCTGACATCCATGAGGTGCAGAGAAAAAAGTGAACTCTCTGTTGGAGGGATGAAAAGCTCTCCAGACATCCGCATACCCCAGATCATCACAAATAGCTTTAAGTGACTTAgcttgaggagagagtgaagctaTACCGCTGGGGAACCTATCAATAAGGGGGTTCAACAAGCAGTTAAAATCTCCTCCAACCACTGCAGTGTCCGAGTTTAATTCTGAAAAGTCTAGAAAAACCTTAGTGAGGAAATCAGGGGGGTGAGCAGGGGGGAAGTAAATATTCATTATAGAAATGTTCTGCCCTTGTAAAGTACCATTAATTATAACAAAGCGACCAAATTTATCTTTCACACAATTCAAGACCTTAAGTGGTAAGTTATTTTTCACCAGAATTGCTACCCCTCTACTTCTGGATGTAAATGATGAGAAAAACACTTGACCAAACCCCCCTTTGTTGTAATTTCAGGTGCTCCTTATCATCCAAATGAGTTTCTTGCAACAGGGCAAtatcaatattttattttttcaaaaaagATAGTACCTTCTTCCTCTTAATGGGGTTATGGCTCCCTCTAATGTTCCATGTACATACATACACGCAGTCCGTTACCTGCCATTGTATCTTGACCATTCAATATCCAGGCTGGATCCCACTGTAAAAGTGGGGTGGTACCTTTTTCCTTGTGTTGAACTCTCCTCTATCTCACCGAGCATAAACAAACGATATGAACCCTGAACTCGAACTATACTAAACCCAAAAATTAAACATGTAAAGATCCAAAAGGGGTTTTTTCCACTAGCTAACATGCAGGGGATTTCAACTCTCCAATGTACTCTTAAGTCTGCATCGCCGCTCCATAGCCTCATCCTTTATATGTATGGAAAAGAAAATCAATAGGAGAATATTGAGGCTCTTCCACCTAAAACCAAGCCTGGGCACCAATATGGATTCACACATATCTCAGCCTGAGCTATAGCGGCTATTACTTTAGcaagaaaaataataaagataCGAATATTACTGAGCTGGAGTACGTGAGGACTCACGTCACTGTTTCATGATCagattcaaccaaaaataaacaaaattatCCAATGCTGCTGAGGTGCAGTTTAAAAGTTATTTACCCGAGAGAGTCAATAAACGCAGCAGCCTCTTCAGGTGTGTAGAGCTTTTTAGGTGATCCGTTGACCATAATCTTCAATGTGGCCGGGTACAACAGTGCGTAGTCCATCTTCATTCTCCTGAGTCGAGCCTTCGCCTCATCAAACGCTTTGCGTCTTCGTACAACCGCAGTGGAATAATCATTGTAGAATGAGACCTTAG is part of the Oncorhynchus clarkii lewisi isolate Uvic-CL-2024 chromosome 10, UVic_Ocla_1.0, whole genome shotgun sequence genome and encodes:
- the LOC139418642 gene encoding immunoglobulin superfamily member 11 isoform X1, encoding MGCVGGWLLQAVCLLSTLLDYGAVRVTMRHSNLEVVQGDSVTLPCSFFTMSPLSRLNIIWTLAPFSDPDSPTQVIVFDHGQVIENPSLTGRVGFLGIPWSADIILNNTRISDAGTYRCMVSNPPETGDPGIGELALNVLAPPSLPLCLWDGVTDTGGSVALSCMVAEGVPTPEMRWDKLEPEEISLPINMDGDLSGSVQIVNISSQNSGLYRCSVTNLLGTQNCYVNLSIYSPPASSPGILQGVLLTLSMALVLLALLVLVLWLHRSGQKRKWTEGKEEECYNEIRYTPSLIKRSFV
- the LOC139418642 gene encoding immunoglobulin superfamily member 11 isoform X2; protein product: MGCVGGWLLQAVCLLSTLLDYGAVRVTMRHSNLEVVQGDSVTLPCSFFTMSPLSRLNIIWTLAPFSDPDSPTQVIVFDHGQVIENPSLTGRVGFLGIPWSADIILNNTRISDAGTYRCMVSNPPETGDPGIGELALNVLAPPSLPLCLWDGVTDTGGSVALSCMVAEGVPTPEMRWDKLEPEEISLPINMDGSVQIVNISSQNSGLYRCSVTNLLGTQNCYVNLSIYSPPASSPGILQGVLLTLSMALVLLALLVLVLWLHRSGQKRKWTEGKEEECYNEIRYTPSLIKRSFV